The following are from one region of the Dermacentor albipictus isolate Rhodes 1998 colony chromosome 5, USDA_Dalb.pri_finalv2, whole genome shotgun sequence genome:
- the Vta1 gene encoding vacuolar protein sorting-associated protein VTA1 homolog: MAAAPLPQVPDKLKSVLPYVKIAAEHDSRDPVIAYWCRLYALQTGMKVDRSSSESRGFLMAYMDWLEKEKAKRKDEEAINSDVVAQAHIETRALKLFLWADGEDRAARFNKNVIKAFYTAAYLFDVLTTFGELTDEVSNHRKYARWKAAYIHRCLKNGEVPVPGPLKGEDEGFEEDAGAVGGNPSPSNGPTGAVGGSDGFPPLPPGFAVGGATASGFSEPGPSSARSSYGDHQPMPSSLPVPTPGSQAPPSTPSGSTQPSPSIAPIDDIRAANGVALNSEDFLKAQKYCKFAGSALQYEDVPTAIENLQKALRLLTTGSEGP, from the exons ATGGCGGCCGCTCCGCTACCGCAGGTGCCCGATAAATTAAAGTCAGTGCTTCCTTACGTAAAAATAGCAGCCGAGCATGACTCCAGAGACCCAGTCATCGCCTACTGGT GCCGACTCTATGCGCTGCAGACTGGTATGAAGGTTGACAGATCTTCCTCTGAAAGCAGAGGATTCCTCATGGCCTACATGGATTGGTTGGAGAAG GAAAAAGCCAAGAGGAAAGATGAAGAAGCCATCAACAGCGACGTCGTTGCCCAGGCCCACATTGAGACTAGAGCACTGAAGCTATTTCTTTGGGCAGATGGCGAGGACAGGGCAGCGCGCTTTAACAA GAATGTCATCAAGGCATTCTACACAGCTGCATACCTTTTTGATGTCCTCACAACGTTTGGAGAACTAACAGACGAG GTTTCCAACCATCGGAAGTATGCAAGATGGAAGGCAGCATACATTCACCGATGCCTCAAGAACGGCGAAGTGCCAGTTCCAGGACCTCTGAAGGGCGAAGATGAAGGATTTGAAGAAGACGCTGGTG CTGTCGGTGGCAACCCAAGCCCTTCGAACGGACCAactggagcagtgggaggcagcGACGGATTTCCACCGCTCCCTCCAGGGTTTGCGGTCGGAGGGGCCACTGCTTCCGGATTCTCAGAGCCTGGTCCCAGCAGTGCCCGATCAAGTTACGGTGACCACCAGCCTATGCCATCGTCCCTTCCCGTTCCCACCCCAGGGTCTCAGGCCCCCCCTTCTACACCTAGCGGTTCGACGCAGCCTTCACCGTCGATAGCCCCGATTGATGACATTCGGGCTGCAA atggcgTGGCTTTGAACTCGGAAGACTTTCTCAAAGCACAGAAGTACTGCAAGTTTGCTGGCAGCGCGCTGCAGTATGAGGATGTTCCAACAGCGATTGAAAACCTGCAGAAAGCGCTCAGGTTGCTTACCACAGGCTCGGAGGGACCCTGA